A single window of Paenibacillus sp. SYP-B4298 DNA harbors:
- a CDS encoding S1C family serine protease produces the protein MSLFDDDFFSTKVSRKARLEQRTSMPRFSSKIRWTPVRIAFTSSLISALAAVLLFGLMFDTGAARHETAGSLQALDPYERPIVAAAKIGPAVVSILNEQKLAARPGSGAAKGEGGASDESADTEAVYQTASMGSGVIFQKDDGKVRIITNYHVVDGAESIKAVLASGQVRTARLLGKDQITDLAVLEMDGKGIDTIADIGDSMALRDGETVIAIGNPLGLGDSLTMGIVSKTRRYIPVSLNQDGIYDWEQEVIQIDASINQGNSGGALIDLNGRLIGINSMKVADYGVEGLGFAIPMHNVLPIVESLIQYGKVKRPYLGVYTLDLEQYYAQKAYAAETKGKDSDVADSEELKLPKDVKRGVIVLEAVGPAKKAGIKFNDVIVRLDRQEIGSMMELRKYLYTKKQIGDTIELAFYRDGELNKVSFTLAELAEEE, from the coding sequence ATGAGTTTGTTCGACGACGATTTTTTTTCGACGAAGGTATCCCGCAAGGCTCGCTTGGAACAGAGGACATCGATGCCCCGGTTCAGCTCGAAGATTCGCTGGACGCCAGTCCGCATCGCCTTTACGTCTTCCTTGATCAGCGCCCTCGCCGCTGTACTGCTGTTCGGCCTGATGTTTGATACGGGGGCGGCCAGGCATGAGACTGCTGGATCACTGCAGGCACTCGACCCGTATGAGCGGCCGATTGTTGCAGCGGCCAAGATTGGGCCGGCTGTTGTGAGCATCCTGAATGAGCAGAAGCTGGCTGCCCGTCCGGGCAGCGGTGCTGCGAAGGGCGAAGGCGGTGCAAGCGATGAAAGCGCGGACACAGAGGCCGTCTATCAGACAGCCAGTATGGGCTCCGGTGTCATCTTCCAGAAGGATGACGGGAAGGTTCGCATCATTACGAACTATCATGTTGTAGATGGCGCCGAATCGATCAAGGCGGTGCTGGCAAGCGGGCAGGTGCGGACAGCACGGCTGCTCGGGAAGGATCAGATCACCGATCTGGCGGTGTTGGAGATGGACGGGAAGGGCATCGACACGATCGCTGATATCGGCGATTCGATGGCGCTGCGCGACGGAGAAACCGTCATTGCGATCGGCAACCCGCTGGGACTGGGCGATTCGCTGACGATGGGGATTGTGAGCAAGACGCGGCGTTACATTCCCGTCTCGCTGAACCAGGACGGCATCTATGATTGGGAGCAGGAAGTGATTCAGATTGATGCCTCGATCAATCAGGGCAATAGCGGTGGTGCGTTGATCGACCTGAATGGGCGGCTGATCGGCATTAACAGCATGAAGGTGGCCGATTACGGGGTAGAGGGACTGGGCTTTGCGATTCCGATGCATAATGTGTTGCCGATTGTGGAGAGCCTGATCCAGTATGGCAAGGTGAAGCGTCCTTATCTGGGTGTCTACACGCTCGATCTGGAGCAATATTATGCCCAGAAGGCATATGCTGCCGAGACCAAGGGCAAGGATAGCGATGTGGCGGACAGCGAGGAGCTGAAGCTGCCGAAGGATGTGAAGCGCGGCGTGATCGTGCTGGAGGCTGTCGGGCCGGCGAAGAAGGCGGGGATCAAATTTAACGATGTGATCGTCAGGCTGGATCGGCAAGAGATTGGCAGCATGATGGAGCTGCGCAAGTACCTGTACACAAAAAAACAAATTGGTGATACAATTGAACTGGCCTTTTACCGTGATGGCGAGCTGAACAAGGTGTCGTTCACCCTGGCAGAGCTGGCGGAAGAGGAATAA
- a CDS encoding MBL fold metallo-hydrolase: MGLRFTVLASGSTGNATIVQSEDAMILIDAGLSARKLEQLMKSREVEPSSLDAILITHEHSDHIKGLGAIARKYELPIYANEATWEEMNKHVGEIAEDKRKVLPTGGSVEFGGPLGRLRAESYAISHDAAEPVGYCLYNGNSKLSLVTDLGYMSDKVKEQVAGSDVLVLESNHDIEMLRVGRYPWNIKRRILGDLGHLSNEAAGEALCELMADRTQRVYLAHLSLDHNQMDLAKLTVNSILENRGFFFKRDEFAIKDTYHDRPTEWDEVKRR, translated from the coding sequence ATGGGATTACGATTTACAGTGCTGGCGAGCGGCTCGACGGGGAATGCAACGATCGTGCAGTCGGAGGATGCGATGATTCTGATCGATGCCGGCTTGAGCGCGAGGAAGCTGGAGCAGTTAATGAAGTCGCGGGAGGTTGAGCCGAGCTCGCTCGATGCCATTCTAATTACGCATGAGCATTCGGATCATATCAAGGGATTGGGTGCGATCGCCCGCAAATACGAGCTGCCCATCTATGCGAACGAAGCGACCTGGGAGGAAATGAATAAGCATGTAGGCGAGATTGCAGAGGATAAGCGCAAGGTGCTGCCTACTGGCGGGTCCGTTGAGTTCGGCGGCCCGCTGGGTCGCTTGCGGGCGGAGTCCTATGCGATCTCGCATGATGCAGCAGAGCCGGTCGGCTATTGCCTGTACAATGGGAACAGCAAGCTGAGTCTGGTGACGGATCTTGGCTATATGAGCGACAAGGTGAAGGAGCAGGTTGCCGGATCGGATGTGCTCGTGCTGGAATCTAATCATGATATAGAGATGCTCCGCGTGGGACGTTATCCGTGGAATATTAAGCGGCGGATTCTTGGCGATCTGGGCCATCTGTCCAATGAGGCGGCTGGGGAGGCGCTCTGCGAGCTGATGGCCGACCGGACGCAGCGGGTGTATCTGGCGCATCTGAGCCTCGACCATAATCAGATGGATTTGGCCAAGCTCACGGTGAATAGTATATTAGAGAACCGCGGGTTCTTTTTTAAGCGGGATGAATTCGCAATTAAGGACACCTATCATGATCGCCCTACCGAATGGGACGAAGTGAAGCGGAGATAG
- the yycI gene encoding two-component system regulatory protein YycI, with product MDWGRAKSVLIFAFIMLNVLLGYQLWLDVRERIDTNMDMTDLPPETQRIMQEKNVRLLGKIPSGTPVLPDLEYRFEQAPDSVEEKLLETPVNSRIIFNEKELQDELGSVIPSLDQYAFDSEASTYGTDGLFVLYRMVDNLPMFDAKLELRYSNQKIMAYRQLTVEQVKNGKPRDQAVLSASKAIGRLIEKYLQPGSGIKDIRLGYHGLFFDTDMQVASPSWRVLLEDGEVYYINAITAEVVIENEAAGKAEDGQ from the coding sequence ATGGATTGGGGCAGAGCGAAGAGCGTGTTGATCTTCGCCTTTATTATGCTGAATGTGCTGCTCGGCTACCAGCTATGGCTGGATGTACGCGAGCGGATCGACACCAATATGGATATGACGGACCTGCCTCCGGAGACGCAACGCATTATGCAAGAGAAGAATGTGCGGTTGCTCGGCAAGATTCCATCGGGCACGCCGGTGCTGCCGGATCTGGAGTACAGGTTCGAGCAGGCCCCAGACAGTGTGGAGGAGAAGCTGCTGGAGACGCCGGTTAACAGTAGAATTATCTTCAATGAGAAGGAGCTGCAAGACGAGTTGGGCAGTGTCATCCCCTCACTGGATCAATATGCGTTCGATTCCGAGGCCAGCACCTATGGCACGGACGGCTTGTTCGTGCTGTACCGGATGGTAGACAATCTGCCGATGTTTGACGCAAAGCTGGAGCTGCGCTACAGCAATCAGAAGATTATGGCTTACAGGCAGTTGACTGTGGAGCAGGTGAAGAATGGCAAGCCGCGTGATCAGGCGGTGCTGTCGGCATCCAAGGCAATCGGTCGATTGATCGAGAAGTATCTGCAGCCTGGATCGGGAATTAAGGATATTCGGCTAGGTTATCACGGGCTGTTCTTTGATACGGATATGCAGGTGGCCTCGCCATCGTGGCGGGTGCTGCTTGAGGATGGGGAAGTGTACTATATTAATGCGATCACCGCTGAGGTGGTCATAGAGAATGAAGCTGCCGGGAAGGCGGAAGACGGCCAGTAG
- a CDS encoding YycH family regulatory protein, with product MIEKIKTGVLAFLVVLSLLQSYFLAYSFPSLGTIVSTEQDYVQTEKIGQEERVENLIFPEDIVLHLGGDKHTVLYPDTEFYNRILERLRGREFKSFERNLRNVQDWDTIRSQEVGLELRFGYGVPVELLQKMMKLDGDLMFLNDQIDRIWIYRMKDREEVRVYFFSSVTSMVYESIRADLTISDVQEYAGYGEYWPSYATADGELYLPLRPLEAIESVIHYEMYSPEQMQKNLFFDPSSTRTIEDRSGTQIYTDGKRGMQVEQDGQWIKFTDPVAAASTKDVLSSNVYSAISFINQHGGWDGLHRFVNPEPEDSGRLEFRQYYQSLPILSLPSFRFGLMELAVQQGIVTEYERSLMTIASGKAEKVVRYLPGGEQLKQLVSAYDRRAEVEAVYPALRPSLTGGKQLRLTPVWAVRLQDGTTEVLGEALPAGTVLEQEVPNPARREPLDGNAASQPGQTPDK from the coding sequence ATGATCGAGAAAATCAAGACCGGTGTATTGGCCTTCCTCGTCGTGCTAAGCCTGCTGCAAAGCTACTTTCTTGCTTATAGCTTCCCAAGTCTGGGCACGATCGTCTCCACCGAGCAGGATTATGTCCAGACCGAGAAGATCGGACAGGAGGAGCGGGTAGAGAACCTGATCTTCCCTGAGGACATCGTGCTGCATCTCGGGGGGGATAAGCATACGGTGCTGTATCCCGACACTGAATTCTATAACCGTATCCTGGAGAGGCTGCGCGGCCGCGAGTTCAAGAGCTTCGAGCGCAATCTGCGCAATGTGCAGGACTGGGACACCATCCGCAGCCAGGAGGTAGGGCTTGAGCTTCGCTTCGGCTACGGCGTTCCGGTCGAGCTGCTGCAGAAGATGATGAAGCTGGACGGCGATCTGATGTTCCTTAATGATCAGATTGATCGCATCTGGATCTATCGAATGAAGGATCGCGAGGAAGTACGAGTCTACTTCTTCAGTTCAGTGACGAGCATGGTGTATGAATCGATCCGGGCTGACCTGACGATCAGCGATGTCCAGGAGTATGCGGGCTATGGAGAGTATTGGCCGTCTTATGCCACAGCGGATGGCGAGCTGTATCTGCCGCTGCGTCCGCTGGAGGCCATCGAATCGGTCATCCACTATGAGATGTATTCACCAGAGCAGATGCAAAAGAATCTGTTCTTCGATCCGAGCAGTACCCGCACGATCGAGGATCGGAGCGGCACACAGATCTATACGGACGGCAAACGCGGCATGCAGGTGGAGCAGGATGGTCAGTGGATTAAATTCACGGACCCTGTCGCGGCCGCCAGTACGAAGGATGTGCTGAGCAGCAATGTCTACTCGGCGATCTCGTTCATCAATCAGCATGGCGGGTGGGACGGGCTGCATCGATTCGTCAACCCGGAGCCGGAGGACAGCGGGCGGCTGGAGTTCCGTCAATATTATCAATCGCTGCCGATCCTGAGCCTGCCGAGCTTCCGCTTCGGGCTGATGGAGCTGGCGGTGCAGCAAGGGATTGTCACGGAATATGAGCGGTCGCTCATGACGATTGCCAGCGGCAAGGCCGAGAAGGTGGTTCGCTACCTGCCAGGGGGCGAGCAGTTGAAGCAACTGGTGTCGGCCTACGATCGACGCGCCGAGGTCGAAGCGGTCTATCCGGCACTGCGGCCTTCGCTAACAGGGGGCAAGCAGTTGCGGCTCACTCCGGTGTGGGCAGTGCGGCTGCAGGACGGCACAACGGAGGTACTCGGCGAGGCGCTGCCTGCCGGCACGGTGCTGGAGCAGGAGGTGCCGAACCCGGCTCGGCGCGAGCCGTTAGACGGCAACGCAGCATCCCAGCCGGGGCAGACACCGGATAAGTAG
- the walK gene encoding cell wall metabolism sensor histidine kinase WalK → MKGTRIFGTIQVKLIIIYVLLILIGMQLIGVYFISTMKTSLMESFTNNLNEQANILTKFVEQTLSPSTQSPNTTDEQTIGDLRDIVSTLFSINEAEIQVLDASGKVLTTSMPSHQSYVGRKNTTLAVSRALQGIRDNEEDIISEDNVRKKVVAKPAFHDSKVIGAVYIVASMNGLYETINRVNGIFMSGMLIALGLTGILSVLLAHTITNPIKGLTRHATAVAEGRFDQQVPVHGDDEIGQLSEAFNEMTARLQEALSANEEEKEKLASILTNMSDGVIATDEQGVVAVTNRRAREMLAIEQGEGKPLTELLGLGEERMAQLRGPAEQVIMIRNEGPEYEHDYTMRVTFTPIHRRDKTASGTIVVLQDVTEQEKLEQSRREFVANVSHELRTPLTTIKSYAEALEDGALQEKELAGRFVGVISNEVERMIRLVTDLLHLSRLDSNQAPLRRQETDIAEMLEEVADRFSFQLRQKSIHANVQVKHPVTTAWLDRDQIDQVLDNLVSNAIKYTMDGGHIEISAAMADADSISIRVKDTGIGIPKKDLSRIFDRFYRVDKARSRNMGGTGLGLSIAREIIKAHGGTISLDSEWNEGTVVTFTLPTMQERGGVS, encoded by the coding sequence ATGAAGGGCACCCGTATCTTCGGTACGATACAGGTCAAGCTGATTATTATCTATGTGCTGCTGATTCTGATCGGCATGCAGTTGATTGGCGTTTATTTCATCAGTACGATGAAGACATCGCTGATGGAGTCGTTCACCAACAACCTGAACGAGCAGGCCAATATTCTAACCAAGTTTGTGGAGCAGACGCTGTCGCCATCGACGCAAAGTCCCAATACGACAGATGAGCAGACGATCGGGGATCTGCGCGATATCGTCAGCACGCTGTTCAGTATTAACGAAGCGGAGATTCAGGTGCTCGATGCGAGCGGCAAGGTGCTAACAACATCGATGCCGTCCCATCAATCCTACGTCGGGCGCAAGAACACGACGCTGGCGGTCAGTCGGGCGCTACAGGGGATACGAGACAATGAAGAGGACATTATTAGCGAGGACAATGTTCGCAAGAAGGTCGTCGCCAAGCCGGCATTCCATGATAGCAAGGTCATCGGTGCGGTCTATATTGTCGCTTCGATGAACGGGCTGTATGAGACGATTAATCGTGTAAATGGCATCTTCATGTCCGGGATGCTGATCGCGCTGGGGCTGACAGGCATCCTGAGCGTCCTGCTGGCACATACGATTACGAACCCGATCAAGGGGCTGACTCGCCATGCGACTGCAGTCGCCGAGGGGCGATTCGATCAGCAGGTGCCTGTGCATGGAGATGATGAGATCGGACAGCTAAGCGAGGCCTTCAATGAGATGACTGCGCGGCTGCAGGAGGCGCTGTCGGCTAATGAGGAGGAGAAGGAGAAGCTGGCATCGATTCTGACGAATATGAGTGATGGGGTCATCGCTACGGATGAGCAGGGCGTCGTTGCCGTGACGAACCGCAGAGCGCGTGAGATGCTCGCGATCGAGCAGGGAGAGGGCAAGCCATTGACAGAGCTGCTGGGGCTGGGTGAAGAACGGATGGCTCAGTTGCGCGGCCCGGCTGAACAGGTGATCATGATTCGCAATGAGGGCCCGGAGTATGAGCATGACTATACGATGCGGGTGACGTTCACTCCGATTCATCGGCGTGACAAGACGGCGTCGGGGACGATCGTCGTGCTGCAGGATGTGACTGAGCAGGAGAAGCTGGAGCAATCCAGGCGTGAGTTCGTGGCCAATGTATCGCATGAGCTGCGCACGCCGCTGACGACGATCAAGAGCTATGCTGAGGCGCTGGAGGATGGCGCACTGCAAGAGAAGGAGCTGGCCGGTCGGTTCGTCGGCGTCATCAGCAATGAGGTGGAGCGGATGATCCGGCTGGTTACAGATCTGCTCCATCTGTCGCGACTCGACTCGAACCAGGCGCCGCTGCGCCGTCAAGAGACGGATATTGCAGAGATGCTGGAGGAGGTGGCTGACCGCTTTTCCTTCCAACTGCGGCAGAAGTCCATTCATGCGAATGTGCAGGTGAAGCATCCGGTCACAACGGCCTGGCTGGATCGTGACCAGATTGATCAGGTGCTAGATAATCTGGTGTCCAATGCGATCAAGTATACGATGGACGGCGGTCATATCGAAATCTCTGCCGCTATGGCGGATGCTGATTCCATCTCGATCCGCGTCAAGGATACGGGGATTGGCATTCCTAAGAAGGATCTGAGCCGTATCTTCGACCGTTTCTACCGTGTGGACAAGGCGCGGTCGCGCAATATGGGGGGCACAGGGCTTGGTCTGTCCATTGCCCGGGAAATTATCAAGGCGCACGGGGGCACCATCTCGCTCGACTCCGAATGGAATGAAGGCACGGTCGTTACCTTTACTTTACCTACGATGCAGGAGAGGGGCGGCGTGTCATGA
- the yycF gene encoding response regulator YycF has product MHGKILVVDDEQPIADIIKFNLEKEGHQVICASDGGAAVQLAFEEEPDLILLDLMLPVKDGMDVCREIRTRLQTPIIMLTAKDTELDKVLGLEMGADDYVTKPFSTRELLARVKAHLRRQQKTAELMAAGGDAQEDKSKQPERQGLELFNLFIDTDMYVVYKDDEPLDLTHREYELVHYLARNCGKVMTREHLLQAVWGFEYFGDVRTVDVTIRRLREKIEDDPSRPEYILTRRGLGYLMRNPKSGGFGYR; this is encoded by the coding sequence ATGCATGGAAAAATATTGGTTGTAGACGATGAGCAGCCGATTGCAGATATCATCAAATTTAATCTGGAGAAGGAAGGTCATCAGGTCATCTGTGCGTCAGACGGAGGAGCGGCCGTGCAGTTGGCCTTCGAGGAAGAGCCGGATCTGATCCTGCTCGATCTGATGCTGCCGGTCAAGGACGGGATGGATGTATGTCGCGAGATTCGTACCCGTCTGCAGACACCGATTATTATGCTGACAGCCAAGGATACCGAGCTGGACAAGGTGCTGGGGCTGGAGATGGGTGCGGATGATTATGTCACCAAGCCGTTCAGCACGCGCGAGCTGCTGGCTCGGGTCAAGGCGCATCTGCGCAGACAGCAGAAGACAGCCGAGCTGATGGCGGCCGGGGGCGATGCCCAGGAGGATAAGAGCAAGCAGCCGGAACGCCAGGGGCTGGAGCTGTTCAATCTGTTCATTGATACAGACATGTATGTTGTATATAAGGACGATGAGCCGCTGGATTTGACACATCGCGAGTATGAGCTGGTGCACTATTTGGCGCGCAATTGCGGGAAGGTGATGACCCGTGAGCATCTGCTGCAGGCGGTATGGGGATTCGAATATTTTGGCGATGTGCGCACGGTTGATGTGACGATCCGCAGACTGCGGGAGAAGATCGAGGATGATCCGAGCCGCCCGGAATATATTCTGACGCGCAGAGGCTTGGGATATTTGATGCGTAATCCAAAGTCGGGAGGCTTCGGGTATCGATGA
- a CDS encoding M23 family metallopeptidase translates to MRKVGQWLQTSFRKLGMKDMKIKGKTGKDGAEGQVLTIAGRRKPYLIAAGVMALLAIAGFTTQQYISANTIDYYLVYRDGEQLGTIDNPQQVDELLASRKQEVEQQHPGLQMVMETGTLDYVPQSGFKAQPESEQTLQKLGGLLDFHAVGVEVRVEGKLIGIAADQAAADRVLEKIQAQYGTESAGKSGMKVKALAFDDSQAQVESKEVTKVEFVEDIATGEISISPERVTDEEELYKRLTQGTNKPTKYTVQEGDCVGCIASKFDISRQVIYQNNPWIEDDIIRVGDELDLTVIQPAVTVQTEEIVKETEKVEPPITIQKNDEMREGESKVVTEGKPGKKLVTYKLVKQNGYLMSEEVTGEEILEPAVPSVIIKGTKVVRGEGSGKFAWPVSSAKVSSSFGKRWGRQHKGIDITGSKSILASDEAVVEFVGQKNGYGNVVILNHQNGFKTLYGHLSSYTVSKGDIVEKGDQIGVMGNTGRSTGTHLHFEILKEGDAQNPLSYL, encoded by the coding sequence TTGCGGAAAGTAGGACAATGGTTGCAGACCAGCTTTCGCAAGCTAGGCATGAAGGATATGAAGATCAAGGGGAAGACAGGCAAGGATGGTGCGGAGGGGCAGGTACTGACTATTGCTGGCCGCCGCAAGCCCTATCTGATTGCAGCGGGCGTAATGGCCTTACTGGCGATCGCGGGCTTTACAACACAGCAATACATTTCCGCTAATACGATAGATTATTATCTTGTATATAGAGATGGCGAGCAGCTTGGAACGATCGACAATCCGCAGCAGGTGGACGAACTGCTCGCAAGCAGGAAGCAGGAGGTTGAGCAGCAGCATCCGGGGCTGCAGATGGTGATGGAGACCGGTACGCTGGATTATGTCCCGCAGAGCGGATTCAAGGCACAGCCTGAGAGCGAGCAGACGCTGCAGAAGCTGGGAGGTCTGCTGGACTTCCATGCAGTCGGCGTCGAGGTACGAGTGGAGGGCAAGCTGATCGGCATCGCCGCAGACCAGGCGGCAGCCGATCGGGTGCTGGAGAAGATACAGGCGCAATATGGTACGGAGAGCGCTGGCAAGAGCGGTATGAAGGTGAAGGCGCTTGCCTTCGATGATAGCCAGGCACAGGTGGAGTCGAAGGAAGTGACGAAGGTGGAGTTCGTCGAGGACATCGCTACTGGAGAGATCAGCATCTCACCTGAGCGCGTCACAGACGAGGAGGAGCTATACAAGCGGCTGACGCAGGGAACGAACAAGCCGACCAAGTATACGGTGCAGGAGGGTGACTGTGTAGGCTGTATCGCCTCCAAGTTCGATATTTCCCGTCAGGTGATCTACCAGAACAACCCGTGGATCGAGGATGATATTATTCGGGTAGGCGATGAGCTCGATCTGACGGTGATTCAGCCTGCGGTGACGGTGCAGACAGAGGAGATCGTCAAGGAGACGGAGAAGGTCGAGCCGCCGATTACGATCCAGAAGAATGATGAGATGCGCGAAGGCGAGTCGAAGGTAGTGACCGAGGGCAAGCCGGGCAAGAAGCTGGTGACGTATAAGCTTGTGAAGCAGAATGGCTACCTGATGAGCGAGGAGGTGACCGGCGAGGAAATTCTGGAGCCGGCTGTGCCGTCGGTTATCATCAAGGGAACCAAGGTGGTGCGTGGCGAGGGCAGCGGCAAGTTCGCGTGGCCAGTGAGCAGCGCCAAGGTATCCAGCTCCTTCGGCAAGCGCTGGGGGCGTCAGCATAAGGGGATCGACATTACCGGCAGCAAATCAATCCTGGCGTCCGATGAGGCGGTTGTGGAGTTCGTCGGACAGAAGAATGGCTACGGCAATGTGGTGATCCTGAACCATCAGAACGGATTCAAGACCTTGTACGGACATCTGAGCAGCTATACTGTCAGCAAGGGCGACATTGTAGAGAAGGGCGACCAGATCGGCGTCATGGGCAATACAGGGCGTTCAACAGGAACTCATCTTCATTTTGAGATTCTCAAGGAAGGCGATGCACAGAATCCGCTGAGTTATTTATAA
- a CDS encoding adenylosuccinate synthase, with amino-acid sequence MSTVVVVGTQWGDEGKGKITDYLADGADVVARYQGGNNAGHTILIGNKKYKLTMIPSGIFNNDKTCVIGNGMVINPAALIDEIQYIHDNGFSTANLKISDRAHVIMPYHMVLDALEEDRKGDNKIGTTRKGIGPCYMDKAARAGIRIADLMDAEEFESKVRLLVEQKNQVIEQVYGGEPVDAEAIIQEYLGYAEKLRPYVTDTSVVLNDAIDEGKHILFEGAQGVMLDIDQGTYPFVTSSNPTAGGVCIGSGVGPSKIQQVIGVAKAYTTRVGDGPFPTELHDAIGDQIRETGHEYGTVTGRPRRVGWFDSVVVRHARRVSGITGLSLNSLDVLTGLETVKICTGYKYRGEIIQHYPASLKMLAECEAVYEELPGWSEDISGAKKLEDLPESTQRYVQRVSELTGIPIAIFSVGRNREQTNPVVNIY; translated from the coding sequence ATGTCAACAGTTGTTGTTGTCGGAACGCAGTGGGGAGACGAAGGAAAAGGCAAAATCACGGATTATTTAGCGGATGGCGCCGATGTCGTCGCTCGTTATCAAGGCGGAAACAACGCTGGCCACACCATTCTTATCGGCAACAAAAAATATAAGCTGACGATGATTCCATCCGGAATTTTCAACAACGACAAGACGTGCGTCATCGGCAATGGGATGGTCATTAACCCGGCGGCATTGATCGATGAGATTCAGTACATTCACGATAACGGATTTTCGACAGCCAACCTCAAGATCAGCGACCGCGCGCATGTTATTATGCCGTATCATATGGTGCTGGATGCGCTGGAGGAAGACCGTAAGGGCGACAACAAGATCGGAACAACACGCAAGGGCATCGGTCCCTGCTATATGGATAAGGCGGCTAGAGCGGGCATTCGGATCGCAGACCTGATGGACGCCGAAGAATTCGAGAGCAAGGTGCGCTTGCTTGTCGAGCAGAAAAACCAGGTTATCGAGCAGGTATATGGCGGCGAGCCGGTGGATGCCGAAGCGATCATTCAAGAGTATTTGGGCTACGCGGAGAAGCTTCGTCCTTATGTGACGGACACCTCCGTTGTGCTGAATGATGCGATCGACGAGGGCAAGCATATTCTGTTCGAGGGCGCGCAAGGGGTCATGCTGGACATCGACCAGGGCACCTATCCGTTCGTGACCTCCTCCAACCCGACAGCCGGCGGCGTGTGCATCGGCTCCGGTGTAGGACCGTCCAAAATCCAACAGGTCATCGGGGTTGCGAAGGCATACACGACCCGTGTTGGCGATGGCCCGTTCCCGACCGAGCTGCATGATGCGATCGGCGATCAGATCCGCGAGACCGGACATGAGTATGGCACCGTTACAGGACGTCCTCGCCGCGTTGGCTGGTTTGACAGCGTCGTGGTGCGCCATGCGCGCCGTGTAAGCGGCATTACAGGGCTATCTCTGAACTCGCTGGACGTGCTTACGGGACTGGAGACGGTCAAGATCTGCACGGGCTACAAGTATCGTGGCGAGATCATTCAGCACTACCCTGCGAGCCTGAAGATGCTGGCAGAGTGCGAGGCCGTGTACGAGGAGCTGCCAGGCTGGAGTGAGGATATATCTGGTGCGAAGAAGCTGGAGGACCTCCCGGAATCGACACAGCGCTATGTACAGCGCGTATCCGAGCTGACAGGCATTCCGATCGCGATCTTCTCCGTAGGCCGTAATCGCGAGCAGACCAACCCGGTTGTGAACATCTATTAA